The Thiomicrorhabdus lithotrophica DNA segment TCTCAGGAGGGGTTACCACGGGATTAGGTTATATTTTATGGTACAGCGCCTTACCTAAAATTTCTTCTAGCTTAGCCTCAGCATCACAATTATTAGTACCCTTGCTAGCCGCGTTTGGTGCCGCCTGGCTAATAAATGAGCCAATAACACTTAGATTAGTGATTGCCGCGACAGTGATGCTTGGCGGATTAGGTTTGGTTTTAATCGGTAGAAACCAACACCGAAAAGCGGCGTTAAATAAAGACCCTTCTTAAGCCGGTTACTCTTAAATTAGAACCATTTTTAAACCTACCAGGCCTGGTAGGTTTAAACGTTTAAGAATGACCAAGCTGAATATACTGTTCTTTCAAACTAATATATAAATCATCGCCCGAAAAGCTAGGCATTTGCGCAATAATTTCAAACATCACCACGTTATCCTCCTTACCATTCCACTCTTTAATATAAGTGCCCTCTTTATAACCATGATCTTGTCTAAACTTGTTTAATACGTTCTTAGCCACATAGATTTGGTAAAGCTGATCAAAATCTAACTCAGCGACCTTACAAGAGTTGAAAAAGGTAATGGTTAAAGCCGATAGATATGACTCGGAAACTTGTACTGATTCAAGCGCTGTTCTCATCATAGTTTCGTGAATACGCACTTGTTCAATTGCCGATAGTTCGCTTGATATCGTTTGAGATTCGTTACTCATCGTTAAGGCTTTATTCAATAGCGCCGAAGCATTTTCTGGTTCAAAATTTTCAAGCGCTAAACTGAGTAAGAAATGCCA contains these protein-coding regions:
- a CDS encoding dUTP diphosphatase; translation: MMQAEDSINEMLEMQSVLNEMTNGADWRNGKTALGKVIDWRRCIVMETAELIDSYPWKHWKAVDAQTDIENVRVELVDIWHFLLSLALENFEPENASALLNKALTMSNESQTISSELSAIEQVRIHETMMRTALESVQVSESYLSALTITFFNSCKVAELDFDQLYQIYVAKNVLNKFRQDHGYKEGTYIKEWNGKEDNVVMFEIIAQMPSFSGDDLYISLKEQYIQLGHS